The nucleotide sequence TAGTAGAGTGGTGCTAATTGAAGGAGAACCTAACTGTTTGCATAAGTAATGCAAAAGTAAGTCCTTAAGCTTTACGTCGAGAATTTTATCAAAAATTTGAGGTGTAGGTAGGGCTGGATGTCACTTGACAAGAACTGTAACATGTGAAATAATGTGGGAAGTTCAAATTATAATGGGGGGAAAAAAAGTGGCTTTTAATATAGTTTTAATGGAACCTGAGATTCCTCAAAACACAGGAAACATTGTAAGGACATGCGCAGCAACAGGAACAAAGCTTCATCTTATAAAGCCTTTAGGGTTTTCAGTTGATGATAGGCATTTAAAAAGAGCAGGTTTAGATTATTGGAAATATGTTGATATAAACTACTATGATAGTTTTGACGAGCTAAAGAACAAATATAGTGATAAAAAGTTTTATTATGTAACAACAAAAGGACTAAATAAATATTCTGATAAGGAGTATTGTGGGGATGATTTTTTTGTTTTCGGGAAAGAGACAAAAGGTTTACCAGAGGATTTATTGTATAATAACAAAGAGGATTGCATAAGAATTCCTATGAATGAAAATTTGCGCTCATTGAATTTAGCAAATTCAGTTGCAATTGTGTTGTATGAAGCATTAAGACAGACTGGATTTAGTGGTATGCAAACAAGTGGAAGCTTAACATCATTTACATGGTAGGAGAGAATATACATGATAAACAGAGATAGAATTATAAATCTATTTGCAAAGCTAGTTAGTATTGATACACAAAGTCTTCACGAGAAAAAAATGGCAGAATATATATCAAAGATTCTAAAAGATATAGGGTATAACGTTAGTGTTGACGATGCAGCCGAAAAAATTTTAGGAGATAGTGGTAATCTATTGGTTACTGTAAAAGGAGATCCTAATATTGATGCCATAGTGCTAGTGGCTCATATGGATACGGTTGAGCCAGC is from Clostridiales bacterium and encodes:
- the trmL gene encoding tRNA (uridine(34)/cytosine(34)/5-carboxymethylaminomethyluridine(34)-2'-O)-methyltransferase TrmL, giving the protein MAFNIVLMEPEIPQNTGNIVRTCAATGTKLHLIKPLGFSVDDRHLKRAGLDYWKYVDINYYDSFDELKNKYSDKKFYYVTTKGLNKYSDKEYCGDDFFVFGKETKGLPEDLLYNNKEDCIRIPMNENLRSLNLANSVAIVLYEALRQTGFSGMQTSGSLTSFTW